GCTGCACCAATGCTCAATGTCGATGCCGCTTGCTTGTTGGTGATGTTTGTCACGTTCAAGCTGACCGCCAACCGCTTGATACGCGAGCCGTCCGAGATTGGGATCGTTGCAGCAATCCGACCGGCCAGCGTGAAATATCCGGGTACCGAAAGATCGTTGGTGAACGTGGCAAAGCGTTTGCCGAGATAGTCCCCGATCAGTTGCACGTCGAATATGCTGTAATTTGCAGAGACAACGGTCTTGTTCGTCCATTCAGGCGACCCTGGAACCTTTTTGCCAGCGGTGGGCACGGTGACGGTCGGAATACCGATTTGATAATTATCCTGATAGCGCGAATTATTGTAGGATAGCGCGTTGTAGATCGAGAAGTGCGATCCAAAATGTAGCGTTCCTGCAAAATCGACACCGTCGGTCTTCACGCTACCCACGTTCTTCAAAATTGCCGCACCGCTGATGATCGATGTGATGACCGTCGTCGGACTGATCGCCAGCAGTCGATTGCTGAAGTCAACGTGATAGTAGCTAATCTGGCCTTCGAAGCCAGTGATCGGACCAAAATTAAACGACCGTTGGGTCCGCGCTCCGATTTCATAGGTCCAACTGGTTTCAGGCTGTACGGTATTCTTGAAATCTTCGAATACCTGCTGGCTGCCCAGAGCGAATGGGGACAGTCCCGCGGCCGCACTGGTCTGAAACCGGCGAATATTTTTCTGTGCGTTCACGAAAATTTGATCGCTGCCGGTAACATCCCATAAAGCACCGAGTTGGGGCAGGAAAACCTTGCTGGTGTTGATGCTGCCAATCGGAAGTGCGGTCGAGTTAGAAAAGGAACCTGGGATAGGCTGAACAGGAACCTGCTGGCTGGCCTTTTGAAAAGTGCTTTTGAAGCCCACGAGCAACGTCAGCGTCGGCAGAACGCGCCAGCTATCCTGAATATGCGTCTGAATTTCGTCGACACGCACTTCGCTGCCATATTGCGTAATTAACGGGGTCAACGTGTCACCGGGACGCTGATACGGCGTCGACGGGTTGTTGACATCGAGCGCGTACCAACGCCGGAACGACGACGAGCTTTGATGTTCGTACCAGCCGCCCACTTCGATGTGATGGTTGCCAAGTTCAAGCCGTAGCGTGGAAATCAACCCCCCGCGGTCGATGCGATATTCGGTGGTGCGGGTCGCAAAGCCCGAGCCGCCGAAGATGGTGCTAAGCCGGGCCAGATTGGCGGGCGTCGTCGGAGCGCCGACACCGCCCGGAAAATAGAATGAGAAAAGTCCCGGCAGGCCCGCGACGTCGATTGGTCCCGCAACCACGCCGACACCATCGTCGTGATGATAATAAGCCTGGTTCGACCAGGTGATCTTGTCGGAAATGTTCCAGTCGTATTTGATATAGCCCAGATAATCGGTGCGCTGCGCATCGCTGTAATAGTTGCGATAATTTGACCCCGCCGCCCTATAGGCACCCGATGATAGATAAGTCTGGGCAGCGGCAAAATCGGGATAGAGGAATGGCCGGACATAGGGTGCAGTCGCACGGTTGGCGACGGTGATAACAGTGGCGTCCTCGTTCGGCTCGGTCTTGTCCGAATAGGCGGCGTAGATCGTCAGCTTTCCCGTAGGATCATCATGCACGAACTTGCCATTGGCCTGATAACCGCCCTGTTTACCGTTGAAATCCCACGCACGACCATCCTGCCGCACGCCTGACAGATATAGCGAATTGCCGTTGCCGAAGGTGCCGCTGTCGACGCGGACGAAGGTGCGGAAGCTCGAATAGCTGCCGACCGTCTGATCGATCGTCGCACCCATTTCCGTCTTGGGATCGCTGGAAAAGGTGTCGATCGTGCCGCCCAGATTACTGGTCGAGGCGGTCCCGAGATCGCCCGCGCCCGAAGCCAGCGTCACGCGACCAACATTCTCCGAAATGATCGCGCGCTGCGGCGACAGGCCGTTGTAATTGCCATATTGCTGATCGCCGAGCGGCACACCGTCGAGCGTGTAGCCAAGCTGCTGCTGGTTGAAACCGTGCACGAACAGCGAGATATTCTGTTCGTTATTACCCCATGGGTCGGCGGTCAGGAACGTCACGCCGGGTAATGTTTGGAGTGCCTTTAGTGGGCTGACGCCAGGTAGTATCTTCTGGATTTCAAGACTCGAAACCTGGGTGACCGAACGGGTCGTGCGCCCGGTAACGATAATGTCGTCACTTGCCTGCGAGTCCGCATCGGCTTCAGCATCTGAAGCGGCAGGCGCGGCTGCCGCAGCATCGGCGGCACGAGCAGGCGCGGTCGAAATTATCGCAAGCGAGGCTGCTCCCACGAGCAATTGAATGGCGAGTTTTTGCATTGTTAGTCCCCGGCTTCGCCCGATAAGCCGGACGTCAAAGCGGGACCGCTAGCGGTGCTAAAAGACTGGCTGCCTACAGAAATAAGGCATAAATGTTGCGATGCGAAAAGCGGTTATGCCGAATCTGCGGTTTTTGTGGACAGCTTTGCCACGATCAGCCGGGTAAAGTGGCGCATCTCCATCGCCAGTGGATGCGAACGCGTAAACAAAAGTAGAAACCAGCCGCACCCGCCAAGCAGAACAGCAGCGACAATTTGAATCACGGATGTCCCCGCTGACCAGTCATTCATATACATCAGAACAGCGGCAGGCAGGCACGCAACGACCGTAAGCGAAAACGCTTCCAGATAGATTTTCACCAGTTCGCGATGATTCGAATCCGCCAGTCGGGGCATCATCGGCACATATAAAGCGATCGAAAAGAAAGCAGTCACGACTGTGGATGCTGCCGCCCCGATAATCCCAAAAAAGCAACCGATGGTCTGGGCCATCACGCCGAAAATCGATCGGGATACTTCATATTTCACTTGCAGACCGAGCTTGTCGCGGACTGCAAAGAGTTCCCAGTTCATCGCGAAGGTAAGCGAGATAAATTGCGCGACCATGAGCAAGCTGAGCACAGGCGCAGCGCCAAGCCATTTTTCCCCGTACAGACCGGCTATTAACGGTCGGGCAAGGACCGCGATGCCGATAAGCACAGGCCCCATGAAACCGGCGATCATCCGCAGGCCCAGCAGGAACGTATCCCTGACGACTCCGCGCTCTCTAAAATCCTTGGCGAGTTGGGCGTACACGACCCTCGTGCCTGTTCCGTAGAGATTGCTGAATATCATGTTCGAAAGGTTGGACGCCCGCGAATATAGCCCAAGCGTCGTCAGGCCCAGCAGTCGCCCCAGAACAAGGTCGGAAATGCGAGCGGCAGCGACCGAGACACCACTGACGGACATAATCTGAAAGCCGAACTTCGCTATGGGCCGCCATTGGGCAAGCGAAGTTCGGAAATTGACGTGATGCGGGGCAACGGACACGAAAGCGATCGTGCCAAAGACGGCGGATGCGACTGTTCCATAAGCTGGGCTCATGTAACTGGCCCCCATGGCCGCACTGGCGACCGTGACGATGATACTTATCGCCAGCTTCATCACACCAATCAACGACAGAGCGCCGAATTTCATCTCTCGCTGCAAAACCGTTGCTGGCCGAAATTCGGGAATAGATAATAGCGGGGTAAGCGCAAGCACTTGCAACACCGAAGCAACCGCGCTTTCCCTAAGAAA
This genomic stretch from Sphingomonas paeninsulae harbors:
- a CDS encoding TonB-dependent receptor, encoding MQKLAIQLLVGAASLAIISTAPARAADAAAAAPAASDAEADADSQASDDIIVTGRTTRSVTQVSSLEIQKILPGVSPLKALQTLPGVTFLTADPWGNNEQNISLFVHGFNQQQLGYTLDGVPLGDQQYGNYNGLSPQRAIISENVGRVTLASGAGDLGTASTSNLGGTIDTFSSDPKTEMGATIDQTVGSYSSFRTFVRVDSGTFGNGNSLYLSGVRQDGRAWDFNGKQGGYQANGKFVHDDPTGKLTIYAAYSDKTEPNEDATVITVANRATAPYVRPFLYPDFAAAQTYLSSGAYRAAGSNYRNYYSDAQRTDYLGYIKYDWNISDKITWSNQAYYHHDDGVGVVAGPIDVAGLPGLFSFYFPGGVGAPTTPANLARLSTIFGGSGFATRTTEYRIDRGGLISTLRLELGNHHIEVGGWYEHQSSSSFRRWYALDVNNPSTPYQRPGDTLTPLITQYGSEVRVDEIQTHIQDSWRVLPTLTLLVGFKSTFQKASQQVPVQPIPGSFSNSTALPIGSINTSKVFLPQLGALWDVTGSDQIFVNAQKNIRRFQTSAAAGLSPFALGSQQVFEDFKNTVQPETSWTYEIGARTQRSFNFGPITGFEGQISYYHVDFSNRLLAISPTTVITSIISGAAILKNVGSVKTDGVDFAGTLHFGSHFSIYNALSYNNSRYQDNYQIGIPTVTVPTAGKKVPGSPEWTNKTVVSANYSIFDVQLIGDYLGKRFATFTNDLSVPGYFTLAGRIAATIPISDGSRIKRLAVSLNVTNITNKQAASTLSIGAASGTFNAFPLAPRQVFGTVSVGF
- a CDS encoding oligosaccharide flippase family protein, yielding MIWTFSAQFASFFIGFVGSIAVARLLSPREMGIYAVAAATIGLLQLVSTFGVGAYVIREVELSQKTLDTAFTINTLLAILLALIIAGASYPTAIFLRESAVASVLQVLALTPLLSIPEFRPATVLQREMKFGALSLIGVMKLAISIIVTVASAAMGASYMSPAYGTVASAVFGTIAFVSVAPHHVNFRTSLAQWRPIAKFGFQIMSVSGVSVAAARISDLVLGRLLGLTTLGLYSRASNLSNMIFSNLYGTGTRVVYAQLAKDFRERGVVRDTFLLGLRMIAGFMGPVLIGIAVLARPLIAGLYGEKWLGAAPVLSLLMVAQFISLTFAMNWELFAVRDKLGLQVKYEVSRSIFGVMAQTIGCFFGIIGAAASTVVTAFFSIALYVPMMPRLADSNHRELVKIYLEAFSLTVVACLPAAVLMYMNDWSAGTSVIQIVAAVLLGGCGWFLLLFTRSHPLAMEMRHFTRLIVAKLSTKTADSA